From Diaminobutyricibacter sp. McL0608, one genomic window encodes:
- a CDS encoding ABC transporter permease: MTAAVNTKPVSTNGSYVVAQEIEMRASARRSRSRRTAWIWFGRIMVAVVVIGGWQALTATSIVDKFFYGQPSGIWDSLVHLFTQGSAFGSIWDNLWVTVQEAFFGFILGTIAGVVVGILLGSNRYLAAVFGPYIKVVNSIPRIVLGSIFIVAFGLGVFPKVLLASVLVFFVVFFNAFQGVREVDQNLVANVRVLGASPLQVARHVTIPSAMTWIIASLHTAFGFAIIGALVAEVLGAQQGIGLIISQAQGSFDPNTVFACMVIMAVVTLGAEYLITLLERVLLKWRPPNRSEAQAI; encoded by the coding sequence ATGACCGCGGCAGTGAACACCAAACCGGTGAGCACCAACGGCTCCTACGTCGTGGCGCAGGAGATCGAGATGCGGGCCAGCGCACGCAGGTCGCGGTCGCGCCGGACGGCATGGATCTGGTTCGGGCGCATCATGGTCGCCGTCGTCGTGATCGGCGGGTGGCAGGCGCTCACGGCGACGAGCATCGTGGATAAGTTCTTCTACGGCCAGCCGTCGGGGATCTGGGACAGCCTCGTGCACCTCTTCACCCAGGGCTCGGCGTTCGGGTCGATCTGGGACAACCTCTGGGTGACGGTCCAGGAAGCCTTCTTCGGCTTCATCCTCGGCACGATAGCCGGTGTCGTTGTGGGCATCCTGCTCGGCTCCAACCGGTATCTCGCGGCGGTCTTCGGCCCCTACATCAAGGTCGTGAACTCGATCCCGCGTATCGTCCTCGGCTCGATCTTCATCGTGGCGTTCGGCCTCGGGGTGTTCCCGAAGGTGCTGCTCGCCTCCGTCCTCGTGTTCTTCGTCGTCTTCTTCAACGCGTTCCAGGGTGTTCGCGAAGTCGACCAGAACCTGGTCGCCAACGTGCGGGTCCTCGGCGCATCGCCGCTGCAGGTCGCCCGTCACGTGACGATCCCCTCGGCGATGACCTGGATCATCGCCAGCCTCCACACGGCGTTCGGGTTCGCCATCATCGGCGCGCTCGTCGCTGAAGTCCTCGGAGCCCAGCAGGGCATCGGCCTGATCATCAGCCAGGCCCAGGGGAGCTTCGACCCGAACACGGTGTTCGCCTGCATGGTGATCATGGCCGTGGTCACGCTCGGGGCGGAGTACCTCATCACCCTTCTGGAGCGTGTGCTGCTCAAGTGGCGCCCGCCGAACCGCTCCGAGGCGCAGGCGATCTGA
- a CDS encoding ABC transporter ATP-binding protein, giving the protein MGDPNPSRTHAATAGAEDAARIDIVGLTKRFVTPKGETFTAIHDVTLTVEPGQFCAIVGPTGCGKSTTLAQVSGLEPPSAGSVQVGGHIVDGVTRGVSYMFQADSLFPWKTVLHNVMIGPILLGTPKREATELAMDWLRRVGLAGFEDRYPHQLSGGMRKRVAMAAALINRPRILLMDEPFGALDVQTKAIMQTELLQLWEELRPSVLFITHDLDEAVALSDRVVIMTSSPGTVKDIFDIDLPRPRGDVQEIRHEKRFLEIQGQIWASLKDEVTRAYEQTAGAAA; this is encoded by the coding sequence ATGGGTGATCCCAATCCCAGCCGTACACACGCGGCCACCGCCGGCGCAGAAGATGCGGCGCGGATCGACATCGTCGGACTGACCAAACGGTTCGTCACGCCGAAAGGCGAGACCTTCACGGCCATCCACGACGTGACGCTCACGGTCGAACCCGGCCAGTTCTGCGCGATCGTCGGACCGACCGGCTGCGGCAAATCGACGACACTGGCGCAGGTCTCGGGCCTCGAGCCGCCGAGCGCAGGCTCCGTGCAGGTCGGCGGTCACATCGTCGACGGCGTCACGCGCGGAGTCAGTTACATGTTCCAGGCCGACTCGCTCTTCCCGTGGAAGACCGTGCTCCACAACGTGATGATCGGCCCCATCCTCCTCGGCACGCCGAAGCGCGAAGCGACCGAGCTCGCAATGGACTGGCTCCGCCGGGTCGGCCTCGCCGGCTTCGAGGACCGGTATCCGCACCAGCTCTCCGGCGGGATGCGCAAGCGCGTCGCGATGGCGGCCGCCCTGATCAACCGTCCGCGCATCCTGTTGATGGACGAGCCGTTCGGCGCCCTCGACGTGCAGACGAAGGCGATCATGCAGACCGAACTGCTGCAGCTGTGGGAGGAATTGCGTCCATCCGTGCTGTTCATCACGCACGACCTCGACGAAGCCGTGGCGCTGTCCGACCGCGTCGTGATCATGACCAGCAGCCCGGGAACGGTCAAGGACATCTTCGACATCGACCTTCCGCGGCCTCGCGGCGATGTGCAGGAGATCCGGCACGAGAAGCGGTTCCTGGAGATCCAGGGACAGATCTGGGCCTCGCTCAAGGACGAAGTCACCCGGGCATACGAGCAGACGGCGGGGGCAGCAGCATGA
- a CDS encoding sensor histidine kinase — protein MRRRIRKLSTQIFLAQLVILTASMAVGFALFAQTARSNLDSDFQARAAGIAQTFANMPTIQECMAVPGIGCSVTIQDLASSTAARTGAAYVVVIDLDRVRHSHPNPALIGKKVSEPLVAADGKVHLRTDPGSTGVNANARVPLYGPTGTLAGEVSVGIRESSVSSELLSELPSYAAWFVLVLAIGTLASFGLASILKRRTFGLELDEIARLLQEREATLHGIREGVIAVDPGGRISVVNDEAQQLLRLSVEASGRRLEDVLAPGPLRDLLTGTTAVTDEIVVTDDYCLVINRMPVTLGGRAHGAVVTLRDRTAVEGLASELAGERSLTESMRAQQHEFTNRIHAIAGLLELGRPGEALEYVNEIRGTTADLDQTLRTHIAAPQIVGLMLGKAAEANERGIELVILPDTDLGDAPDRVQALTTILGNLIDNAFDALAGVPGPRRVEVSVVENQESLTVRVTDNGPGVAAAEIPQIFSNGYTTKRGTLERHSGLGLSLVNNTVTKLGGTVTVSDGPGASFIVTLPRASATAAVPGSAPVSDGVR, from the coding sequence ATGCGACGACGGATCCGTAAGCTCTCGACCCAGATCTTCCTGGCTCAATTGGTGATCCTCACTGCGTCCATGGCCGTCGGCTTCGCGCTGTTCGCGCAGACCGCCCGCAGCAACCTCGACTCGGATTTCCAGGCCCGCGCCGCCGGCATCGCCCAGACGTTTGCGAACATGCCCACCATCCAGGAGTGCATGGCGGTGCCGGGCATCGGATGCTCGGTGACGATCCAGGACCTCGCGTCATCCACCGCGGCCCGGACGGGCGCCGCCTACGTCGTCGTCATCGATCTCGACCGCGTGCGGCATTCGCATCCCAATCCGGCGTTGATCGGCAAGAAGGTCAGCGAACCGCTCGTCGCGGCCGACGGGAAGGTGCACCTCCGCACCGACCCCGGTTCGACCGGCGTCAACGCGAACGCGCGCGTGCCCCTCTACGGACCGACCGGCACGCTCGCCGGAGAGGTGTCCGTCGGCATCCGCGAGAGTTCCGTCTCGAGCGAACTCCTGAGCGAGCTCCCGTCGTACGCTGCGTGGTTCGTGCTGGTCCTCGCGATCGGAACCCTCGCCTCCTTCGGGCTGGCGAGCATCCTGAAACGGAGGACCTTCGGGCTGGAACTCGACGAGATCGCCCGCCTGCTGCAGGAGCGAGAGGCGACGCTGCACGGCATCCGCGAAGGCGTCATCGCCGTCGATCCCGGCGGCCGCATCAGCGTGGTCAACGATGAGGCGCAGCAACTGCTCCGGCTTTCGGTGGAGGCGTCCGGCAGGCGGCTCGAAGACGTGCTCGCGCCGGGGCCGCTACGCGACCTCCTCACCGGCACCACCGCGGTGACCGATGAGATCGTCGTCACCGACGACTACTGCCTGGTCATCAACCGGATGCCCGTGACACTCGGCGGGCGCGCCCACGGCGCCGTGGTCACCCTGCGTGACCGCACCGCCGTCGAAGGGCTGGCCAGCGAACTCGCCGGCGAGCGCAGCCTCACGGAGTCGATGCGGGCGCAGCAGCACGAGTTCACCAACCGCATCCACGCGATCGCGGGCCTGCTCGAACTCGGGCGTCCCGGCGAGGCGCTGGAGTACGTGAACGAGATCCGCGGAACGACGGCCGACCTCGACCAGACGCTGCGGACGCACATCGCCGCGCCGCAGATCGTCGGGCTGATGCTCGGCAAGGCCGCGGAGGCGAACGAGCGCGGCATCGAACTCGTGATCCTTCCCGACACCGATCTCGGCGACGCGCCCGACCGCGTGCAAGCGCTCACGACCATCCTCGGCAACCTCATCGACAACGCGTTCGATGCCCTCGCGGGCGTCCCGGGACCACGGCGGGTCGAAGTCAGTGTCGTCGAGAACCAGGAATCGCTCACCGTGCGCGTCACGGACAACGGGCCCGGCGTGGCCGCGGCCGAGATCCCCCAGATCTTCAGCAACGGCTACACGACCAAACGCGGCACGCTCGAGCGGCACAGCGGGCTCGGACTCTCGCTGGTCAACAACACGGTGACGAAGCTGGGCGGGACGGTGACCGTGTCGGATGGGCCGGGCGCGTCATTCATCGTGACGCTGCCGCGCGCATCCGCCACCGCCGCCGTCCCCGGCTCCGCCCCCGTCTCCGATGGGGTCCGATGA